The Rhododendron vialii isolate Sample 1 chromosome 5a, ASM3025357v1 genome contains a region encoding:
- the LOC131327300 gene encoding uncharacterized protein LOC131327300, protein MTVLKRYVLRLFISLKYITANVVDRNNGQIVTSASTVEQSLKSTLECGRSCNAKAATVVGDVLAMRLKVEGLEHGHGRGIHVDVNKEVEKKGFKNRTKIWAIVNSLKNNGVKLILDDDDNHGTSRPYL, encoded by the coding sequence ATGACGGTTCTGAAGAGGTACGTGCTAAGATTATTCATATCGCTAAAGTACATCACAGCAAATGTTGTAGACAGAAACAACGGACAGATTGTCACGTCAGCGTCCACAGTGGAACAGTCCCTGAAGAGCACATTGGAGTGTGGTAGGTCTTGCAATGCAAAGGCAGCGACAGTTGTGGGAGATGTGTTGGCAATGCGGCTCAAGGTGGAGGGTCTAGAGCATGGACATGGGAGAGGTATCCATGTCGATGTTAACAAAGAGGTTGAGAAAAAAGGTTTCAAGAACAGGACTAAGATTTGGGCCATCGTAAATTCTCTCAAGAACAATGGAGTCAAACTCATTCTTGATGATGATGACAACCACGGTACTTCACGGCCCTATCTTTGA
- the LOC131327299 gene encoding ethylene-insensitive protein 2.2-like: MDAENLKTSHLLNIGERISPAVVPVLLIAIGYVDPGKWAATVEAGARFGSDLVLLMLVFNFAAILCQYLSARIAVVTGRDLSQICSGEYDKVTCIFLGVVTELSMIALDLTMILGTAQGLNLFFGVNLCTCVLVTAFDAVLFPVFANHLDSGKVKFLCISMASFILLFYAIGVLFSQPEISMSTTGMLTKLNGESAFVLMGLLGANIMPHNFYLHSSIVQQELGALNASKGLMSHDHLFAILGVFSGIFLVNYVLMNAAANEFYSSGLVLLTFQDALQLMDQVFRSSTITFLVLLVLFVSSQITALTRNHGRQAVLHDFFRMDIPGWLNHAIIRIVAILIALCSAWNSGAEGIYQLLIVTQVAVALVVPSSVIPLFRVASSRSVMGVHKISQFVEFIALSLFFGMLCLKIIFLVEMIFGNSDWVSNLRLNVGSSMSLSYIVLLITASTSLCLMLWLAAKPLKSASSRLDAQLLNWDIKDGVPELFPYRGKTDFNETRNQSMVSMKKQETEITPENFLENYSDMSGRSTSNKSVRSTKVDVPGTLLVSDNIPHMPTIEENGPSKNCPSPVFHAEESRRTMQSIFVSTVCGEGSAGFKTESTGLVDMTVKVEGHSRTCNDAEGENRETEESSKGVTETIPSLTSEGPGSYRSISGKTDDCGSGAGSLPRLAGLGRAARRQLAAVLDEFWGQLFDFHGQATKEAKAMKLDLLLGLHSKDDDPKPATPVKVDTRVNEFTGFSSSPMSSSLFDSPNVLGVHASMETSYAVRSGSSSSLSHRMQLLDAYAQNTGHNALDSGERRYSSLRLPPSSDGNDYQPATVHGYQLASYIKAQIAKERLSGYSYGQMEALTPKSPTMGISSYIDPPGFTRARKLQYGLNSMKPPGFSKPVVSRNSPLQSERPFTDLISALPAENLNTAVNEKKYCSLPDISGLALPYKNTYSSDRLTDSHSGYGPSLYTSHSMKAGAPLSFDHLSPSKPYRDPFTLPLPSSSETGYLWSRQPGEQFGAADKTQNTGGGEVGLKQSSLPPETMSAVDLEAKLVQSFRHCIVKLLKLEGSDWLFRQNDGADEDLIDRVAARERFLCEAETREINREVLLSETVSSFERKSGSVLKNDETDFTKFLVSSVSHCGEGCVWRADLIISFGVWCIRRVLELSLLESRPELWGKYTYVLNRLQGIVDLAFSKPRMPMTPCFCLQIPVGRQQRSSTPISNGSLPPFARQGSGKCTTGAALLDIIKDVELSLSFRKGRTGTAAGDVAFPKGKENLASVLKRYKRRLSNKPVGNHEGWSGSRKGPMSVSYGL; this comes from the exons ATGGACGCTGAAAATTTGAAGACTAGCCATCTGCTAAACATTGGCGAGAGGATATCTCCTGCTGTCGTACCTGTGCTTTTGATTGCAATTGGATATGTTGACCCTGGAAAGTGGGCTGCAACTGTTGAGGCAGGGGCCCGTTTTGGTTCTGATTTGGTTCTGCTAATGCTTGTTTTCAATTTCGCTGCTATTCTATGTCAGTACCTTTCAGCTCGTATTGCTGTTGTCACTGGAAGAGATCTTTCCCAG ATTTGCAGCGGAGAATATGACAAGGTCACGTGCATATTTTTAGGAGTTGTAACAGAACTTTCCATGATTGCTTTGGACCTTACTATG ATTCTGGGCACTGCACAAGggctcaatttattttttggtgtgaaCTTATGCACTTGTGTCCTTGTGACTGCTTTTGATGCTGTTCTGTTTCCAGTTTTTGCCAACCACCTG GATAGTGGGAAGGTGAAGTTCCTTTGCATATCAATGGCTAGCTTTATACTGCTTTTTTACGCTATAGGGGTGCTCTTTAGCCAACCTGAAATTTCAATGTCCACGACTGGGATGCTAACAAAGCTAAATGGAGAGAGTGCATTTGTGTTGATGGGTCTTCTTGGAGCAAATATCATGCCTCACAATTTTTATCTCCATTCCTCTATTgtacag CAAGAACTAGGAGCACTGAATGCATCCAAGGGACTCATGTCTCATGACCACTTATTTGCCATCCTTGGCGTGTTCAGTGGCATTTTCCTGGTGAATTATGTGCTGATGAATGCAGCGGCGAACGAGTTCTACAGTTCAGGCCTTGTTTTGCTCACTTTTCAGGATGCATTGCAGCTAATGGACCAG GTTTTCAGGAGTTCAACAATAACCTTTTTGGTGCTACTGGTTCTGTTTGTTTCCAGTCAAATCACTGCATTAACTAGGAATCATGGTAGACAAGCAGTCTTGCATGATTTCTTCAGAATGGACATTCCTGGTTGGCTTAATCATGCGATAATAAGAATTGTGGCCATTCTTATAGCTCTCTGTTCAGCGTGGAATTCAGGTGCTGAAGGTATCTATCAACTGCTAATAGTTACACAGGTAGCGGTTGCCCTTGTCGTGCCGTCTTCTGTAATCCCCCTTTTCCGGGTTGCCTCTTCAAGATCAGTAATGGGTGTCCACAAGATCTCTCAGTTTGTGGAGTTCATAGCCCTATCCTTGTTTTTTGGAATGCTATGTTTGAAGATTATATTTCTGGTAGAGATGATATTTGGGAACAGTGATTGGGTCAGTAATTTGAGGTTGAATGTAGGGAGTAGCATGTCATTGTCTTATATTGTTCTTCTCATCACTGCTTCTACTTCACTTTGTTTGATGCTTTGGCTCGCAGCCAAACCATTGAAATCAGCTAGTTCCAGATTAGATGCTCAGCTACTGAACTGGGATATAAAAGACGGGGTACCTGAGTTGTTTCCATATAGAGGTAAAACTGATTTCAATGAAACTAGGAATCAATCCATGGTATCCATGAAGAAGCAAGAAACTGAAATAACACCAGAAAACTTCTTGGAGAATTATTCGGATATGTCAGGTAGAAGTACCTCAAATAAGTCGGTTAGAAGTACCAAGGTGGATGTTCCAGGAACACTCCTGGTTTCTGATAACATCCCTCATATGCCTACTATCGAGGAAAATGGTCCTAGTAAGAACTGTCCTAGTCCTGTGTTCCATGCAGAGGAATCACGTAGAACAATGCAAAGCATTTTTGTTTCAACTGTTTGTGGTGAAGGTTCTGCTGGTTTCAAGACAGAGTCAACAGGCTTAGTAGATATGACTGTCAAAGTAGAGGGACATTCGCGGACTTGTAATGATGCGGAGGGAGAAAATCGGGAGACTGAAGAATCTTCTAAAGGGGTGACTGAGACTATACCCTCTTTAACTTCTGAGGGTCCAGGGTCATATAGGAGTATAAGTGGGAAAACCGATGATTGTGGTAGTGGTGCTGGAAGCCTTCCAAGATTAGCGGGATTGGGCCGGGCTGCAAGACGTCAGTTGGCTGCAGTTCTTGATGAGTTTTGGGGACAGCTGTTCGATTTCCATGGGCAAGCAACAAAGGAAGCAAAGGCTATGAAACTGGATCTGCTACTGGGGCTACATTCAAAAGATGATGATCCAAAGCCTGCTACTCCGGTGAAAGTGGACACCAGGGTGAATGAGTTTACTGGATTCTCTTCATCTCCAATGAGTTCAAGTTTATTTGATTCCCCCAACGTCCTTGGGGTACATGCTAGTATGGAAACATCGTATGCGGTTCGATCAGGGTCTTCTTCTTCGTTGTCCCACCGCATGCAGTTGTTGGATGCCTATGCGCAAAACACTGGCCATAATGCTCTTGACTCTGGTGAGAGGCGATATTCTAGTTTACGACTTCCACCATCTTCTGATGGCAATGACTATCAGCCAGCTACTGTGCACGGCTACCAACTTGCATCGTATATTAAAGCCCAGATTGCTAAAGAGAGATTGTCTGGTTACTCGTATGGCCAAATGGAGGCACTAACCCCAAAATCCCCAACTATGGGCATATCAAGTTACATAGATCCACCAGGTTTCACTCGGGCACGGAAATTACAATATGGATTAAACAGTATGAAGCCACCTGGATTTTCAAAACCTGTTGTATCCAGAAATAGTCCATTGCAATCTGAACGGCCATTTACTGATCTTATCTCTGCTTTGCCTGCTGAGAATCTGAACACCGCAGTTAATGAAAAGAAATATTGTAGCCTGCCGGACATATCTGGGCTTGCTCTTCCTTACAAGAATACATATTCGTCTGATAGGCTTACGGATAGTCATAGTGGATATGGACCATCTCTATACACAAGTCATTCAATGAAGGCAGGAGCTCCTTTGTCATTTGATCATCTCTCTCCTTCAAAACCATATAGAGACCCATTTACCTTACCGTTGCCTTCAAGCTCAGAAACCGGATACCTGTGGTCGAGACAGCCCGGTGAACAGTTTGGTGCGGCTGATAAAACACAGAATACTGGGGGTGGGGAAGTTGGGCTTAAGCAAAGCTCACTTCCTCCAGAAACTATGTCTGCTGTGGATTTGGAAGCAAAGCTAGTTCAGTCTTTCAGACACTGTATTGTGAAGCTGTTGAAATTGGAAGGGTCTGATTGGTTGTTTAGACAGAATGATGGGGCTGATGAGGATCTTATAGATCGCGTGGCTGCTAGGGAGAGATTCCTTTGTGAAGCTGAAACTAGGGAGATTAACCGGGAGGTTCTCTTGAGCGAAACTGTGTCTTCCTTTGAGAGGAAGTCGGGTTCTGTATTAAAAAATGATGAGACCGATTTCACCAAATTTCTGGTTTCCTCTGTTTCTCATTGTGGGGAAGGTTGTGTTTGGAGAGCGGATTTGATTATAAGCTTTGGCGTGTGGTGCATTCGCCGGGTGCTTGAGCTCTCACTACTGGAAAGTAGGCCAGAGCTGTGGGGGAAATACACATATGTATTAAATCGTCTTCAG GGAATCGTCGATCTTGCATTTTCCAAGCCTCGCATGCCAATGACCCCCTGCTTTTGCCTTCAAATCCCGGTGGGACGCCAACAGAGATCAAGCACACCTATTTCAAATGGAAGCTTGCCCCCGTTTGCAAGGCAAGGAAGTGGGAAATGCACGACTGGAGCAGCACTTTTGGACATAATCAAGGATGTTGAACTATCATTGTCATTCCGAAAGGGTCGGACAGGAACTGCGGCCGGTGACGTGGCTTTcccgaaaggaaaagagaatttGGCTTCCGTTCTGAAACGGTACAAGCGTAGGTTGTCTAACAAACCAGTTGGGAATCACGAAGGTTGGTCTGGGTCGCGTAAGGGTCCCATGTCAGTCTCTTATGGTTTGTAG